AGTGTTGATCTCCCTTCAGGAGCCTGGTGAGGCAGGAAGTGTGGCTACAATCTCCATCACAACTTGCCTCCCCCACACATAGTCCTCCAAGATATTTGTGCACCTCCTGCCTCTGGGCTGGAAGCTTTAAGCTGGCTCTGAGCCAGACAGATTTTAGGCCTCTCTTGTGTTGCCTGAGGTCCCACCCTTGCCTGGGCTTTCCCTGGGCCATGCCTACCACAGAAcctgatttgttttcttaattcattTCAGGGCTCTCTCCAGGAGAGGGTGAGGtgtgtcatttctttcttcaaaaagcTTCCAGCTGATGAGGATAAGGGGAGAATGGCTTGGAGCAGGCCCAATGCTGCTTTggggaatcagcatcctgtgTGAGATACTGTGTAtagaaactatatatataatgtatataaacaGGGATGTAAGTTTGTGTAAATTAATGGTTTATTCTTTGCAAATAAAGTGCTCCCCTCACCATCTTTGAAGTTATCTTGAGCACATGCTTCTTCATAAATAATGATGCCACCACAAATGGGGACCAAGAAACCCACCTTGGTGAGAGCACCAGAAGGAAGCTGGTCCAAAAGTTCTATCCGTGTATCCCACATGGTCTCTTTGCACTAAACTACATACCTCCACCCTATTCACCTTTAGCTTTTCTAGAACTACAAGTCTCAGGGGCTCAATGTGTTGCCAGAAGGCATATTGCCACAAGAACACACAGCATGGGGCTACTTTCAACTTGAGGGTGACATCTACAACACTCCAAGCCTTCCCCAAAACGGCTTGGAGACATCCAACCTTAGACTCAATTGATATACAAATTGACTCATTTGCTGACAAAACAAATGCCCAAGGATGTTAAGTAGCTCCCCTAAGACCACTCAACTATTAAGTGTCTCAGCCTGGCTTGTTCCCTGGTAGGCTTACCACTGTGCCTTGCTGCCTCGACTGCCTGACCCTATGCTGCTTGCTGGAAGGTATTCTAAGGAAGATGAGAAGAATAGCAGCCAGTAACGAATAGGCAACTCAGAATAATTATAGGAATGTCTCACAACCCCAGCAACTTTGGCCAATTATGGAGAATATGACCCTCAAGTAATGTGAATGAGCCCACAATGGCCAGATAAGCATGGCTCAGATACTGATACTCGGGTTGCTCCTCTCGCTGCTTTGGAGAGAGAATTTCAGTTAAAGAAGCCTGGAAAACTTAAGAACACCTTTGGATGTCGCTCAGTGGTAGACCAAATCTTTAGTTTAAGACCCTGGATTTGATGCCTGCAccccttaataataataataataataataataataataataataataataataataataataataaataccttATGGAAGAAGCTCAAGGAAAGTAGAACCTCTGGCACAAGAAACAGCACAGGCAGAAAGCAGCAGGAGACCACGCCTTTTGCCATGCCATGTACAGACACATGAGATAGGCATTCAGGACAGAGGGAGAGTGTCACACTGTAGTAAGTACACAGAATGTCTTAAACCAACTTGATAAACTTGATGCGAGTAAATAATTGGACCAGATGACATCCATCCAAGAGGGCCTATGTACCAAATTGTGTAATATGTGATTGCAACAACCACTGGGCTAAGAGTGTGAGAGACTTGCCACTCTGAAACTCAGAAAGCAAGTTCATGGTTACTGGAGGTCAGGTATCCCATGTGACTATCAAAGAGCAAAGTTAATGAGGCCAAACTAGTGTGTGCAAGTTTCTGAGGGGGAAATGGGAAATTAGGTCTAAACCAGTGACCATTCTAGTATAGCTTTAGGAGATGGGAGGTAGGTATGGACAAGGGTCACTAAGGTATATAAAATTACTTCACCATTCAACACGCTTCCCTGCACTTTCTTTTAGAAATTGAGACACCATGTACCTTAGGACATTGTTTCTTAGGAATTAGCTAGCCGGAGGAGAATAATTTTGTGTCACTCTCCAGTTAACATGTTTAGTCACATTCAGTAGCATTTAAATTTGACAGAAACCTTTGAGATAAGCAAGGGAAGGACTACTGTTAGTCCCATTTTACAgctaaagaaacaaagataaaaggtGATGGATTGCCCTTAAACATCATAGATCTTGAATATGCTACTGACTGAACCCAATGTCTCTGGCTCTTGAAATACCCAGTCCTGTAAGAGTCTTGAAGCCAGGACAATGGCAGACACACAAGGATTTAGAGCCCTCCAAACAGAGCAGCCAGAGCACACAGTACCAGAGATGGGCTGTTTATTCTACCCGCAGGTTTCCTTGCTCCTAATGTTTTCATGAAAGTCCAGTGACTTCAGTGGACTTCTGCCTAGGGTCTTATCTTCTCTGTCTCAGGGGGAAAGGACAAAAACtatgggaaagagagggaggtgggaaaggATGGGCACAGAAAACAATCACATGGATgcacacccccacctccctccagTGAGGACCAGTCAAGTCAGAGGTGAAGCTCCATAGGTAACTTTGGCCTGTTGTCATCAGTTCCACACCATCCAGTCAAGGGAATGTCTTTCAAACTATCACCAGCTCCTGGGTCTCTGAGATGCCAAATTTGGTCTTATGTTGATCAAACAATTTTCGTAGGGCGTCAATATAGAGTGTGTGGTATTTGGCCACAATCTCCTGGCTCGGATTCTCAATCTTGGGCAATGGTAGAGGTTCCCCGACTGCCGAAGGgaatggaaaagggaaaaacGTCAGAATAGCTTACTCCTGGGCACAGCCTGGAGCCCAGCTCACCCTGACCCTCTTGTTCAACACTTCCTacccagcctccctgcctccaaCCACAGTTGGGGCTGAGGCTCAGCCACAGAATGGATCCTAGAACTTAAACTAAGCCTTCTAATAGAAGGGCACACTCACCAACAGTGGTTACTGGCTGAGAATAGGGTAGAAGGCCCCAGGAGTTCTTGGTGAGGCCACGCCCATAGAAAGCACAGGGGTAGATGTGTACCATCTTCTGGAACCACTTCTGGAAGCGATTGATAAAGCCCCCAGGAGTGAAAATGTGCTGATCGTAGAGGTCTGCCTCTCCAAAGGCATAAGCGGGGATTAGAGACACCCTGCAGAAGAAGATATGCTAAACACCAACATCCCCTGAGTTTACCTACAGGCTCCCTAGAACTCAGTCCATCTATAGCAAGGACCCAGCTAACTATGGTGCCTAGACTAGACTGCCTTTAGGGACAAAGCAGCAGCTTCTACAAGGAAGCATGCGCAGTGATTCCTTGGAATGCCCAAATCTGAAGCACTTGTCTCGAAACGCCCAAAGTCCATTTCATAGGCTTTCTTCCCCCTTAGGCCACATGGTAAAAGGTTTGGCTTTCTCTGCCGTAAGGTGCAACCCCAGTCCTTTTGTAGAGAAATTGACTATGCAAAGCCTCCAGGACAGCCCCCTGCACAGCTCTACTGCAACCCATAGGTGGGCTTTCccctttatactttatttttaacgGACAAAATTGAATACAATTTGTACACAGAAAGCttgggaggtagctcagttgggAAAGTGGTTTCTATGAAGGCATGAGGGCCTGAATTTAGTGaccagaacccacatttaaaaaaaaaagaagaagaagccaagTATGGCAACATGGTTGTAATCCAAGTGCTAGGGAAGTAGAGATGGGTGAATCTTTAAAGCCTATTGGTTCAGCCTACTCTACCAAGTAAATTCCAGGCTAGtggcctgtctcaaaacaaaaagtaaacacacacacacacatatatatacacacacaagcacacacatgtacacactgttATGTTGGCTCTATTTAATAACAATTGTTTGCATATTTCTTCCTTACTTCCTCAAAGCCCAGTATTCTTCCCGGCTGAACTTTTGGACGGCTTCCCCACTCCATCCCACCCCAGGTCCCCCTGCAGCTATCCTTACCCATGTCGAAGGGCTGTGCGCACAAAGCCTTGCCGCTTCTTCAAGAACAGGGTGGTAGAGCCTGGCGTGCTGTATCTGCACTCAGCCAGGcccccaaccaccaccacaagCATGTTGCCTGTGCCCTTCTGGGTAAGCAAAAAGTCCATGGAAGATCTACTCACAGAGCAGGACCCTAGTGTGCAGAAGAAGCCAAAGGTCAGTGGTTACTCACCGAGCCCTGTAAACTATCCCTCCCCACTACCATGACTACAAGGAGCATCTTCCCCAGCCTGGAATTTGGAGAAGCTGGTGGTTGGCACCTGAGACAATCTTGGATTTGACCTTGCTCCCACACATCCTCTAGGTTCTCCTTATGGTAACCTCTATGTGGCCCTATCCCTTACGAGCCACTCACCTGTAGACATTACATACTCTCTGAGGAAAGGCACCCAGAAAAAGGCTCCTAGTGTGAGCATATAAGGAGTGATGCCAGGAAAGGTCTTGGAAAAGCCTGTTGTGTCAGTGGCAAAGTGACCAAAACATGAATGGGCCATGAGCCCATGAGGATGGCAGACAAGGATGTAGTTGTGGTCGGGTGAAATATCTTTCGTCTTCACCATCTGTAGAGGAAAGTGGAGATGGGAGAgctggagacagagaaaaagacttCTCTTTTGGCCAGAGAATTGGAAGAGAAAGGACTGTGAATTTCAGCAATTCAGGCTGGGCAGCGTGCATGTCCAGGAGTCATTGGTTTCCTGGGCCCCCATGTGCCTGTACCCTGTACCCCAATTCTGACCCAAATGCTCACTCAGTGAGCCATTTAGGTCTATGTGGCTTACCTTGAGTGGGAAGTAGTCACTGTAGTGTTTCCACAGACGCCACTTCCTCACACAGGTGAACCGGCGGCCACCTGAAAGCACAGAAGACTTCTGTCCACCCTGCTGTCCCTTTCTGGGCTCCTTTGGAGCTACCGTGGGGTCCTCTAACTCTCTGCCGCTTCCTGTTCCCCTACATGGAAATTAGAACAGGCATATCCAGACCAATCTACAATAGGCCCAGCCTCTGCTTCATTATCCCAACCCAACCCTACCTTCCTCTTGCCAACACCAGTTCCAAGACCTTAAAAGGACCTTAAAAGCCTCAGCTTTCCTAGCCCAGGGAGGGACAGGCTGAAGGATTGCCTGGAAATtagccagagcctctcaggattaGGAGAGGAGCAGGGGGAATACATGGCAGTACATCCCTTACCTCGCTCAGGGGTCTTCCAGTCGAAAGCCAACCAGGTGAGCATCAACACGGTGACAGGCCAGTATGATGTGAACACCACCAAGTAGAGGTTGACAAGGATCACAGTGGTGACTAGAGGGAACCCAGCCCAAAATCAAGGAATTGTAAACAGTCCTTCACATTAAAAGTCCCCCTGCTGAGTTCTGTTCGCCTCAagatcacacatacacacgcacacacacacacacacacacacacacacacacacacacacacatacacacactgacctAGGCCTATTCAACAGTCTCTTCCTCCTTACAGGTGGCCCACATGGCCATGTACCTCATGCTGTCCCCCTTGACCATCTGAACCTGATTCTGGTCTGGAAGAAAAGTGTGTCCCTCATAGCTAAGCTTCAAACAACAatgaagccccccccccagacctGCCCCAGCACTGGGCTAGGCTCCGCAGATAGTCGGGGTCGGTTGGGGAGAAACCACTCATAGCCAGTGGGGGTCAGTGGGGGAGAAGCCACTCAGAGCCAGTGGGGGTCGGTGGGGGAGAAACCACTCAGAGCCAGTGGGGATCAGTGGGGGAGAAGCCACTCAGAGCCAGTGGGGGTCGGTGAAGGAGAAGCCACTCATAGCCAGTGGGGGTCAGTGGGGGAGAAGCCACTCATAGCCAGAGGGGGTCAGTGGGGGAGAAGTCACTCAGAGGCAGTGTGGGTCAGTGAGGGAGAAGCCACTCATAGCCACTGGACATTTGAAGTCTCAGAGCAGTTTTTCTCcaacttatattttcttctcaacATCGACCCTTTAAGTcagtagttctcagcctgtgagtcATAAACCCTACGGGGTCCAAGGGCCCTTTCGCAGGGGTCACCTaggaccattggaaaacacagatatttacaggagcaaaatgacagttataaagtagcCGTGAAAacgttatggttgggggtcaccacaacaagaggaGCTGCATTacagggtcgcagcattaggaagggtgagatgCACTCCTGTAAGGTGCCAGAAAAGATGGAGAAAGCCAACACCTATCTTCACCAGATTAGAAGtacacaaaacaaagagcaaTGATAAAGAAAAGCTGGACTAGAATAAGATAAGGGACTGTGCTCAGCTGAAGCACAATAGAATTCTATATTAGGAAAGAATGACTGAAGAGTGATAGGGTGCCACATTCAATGTAAGCAGCCAAGACTGATTTTGTGGGGAAGTGGGTCAAGATAGAGgttacaaaaaacaaaccaaaatctaTAATAGAGTGAATAATTCTGTGTTGACTTCTTGTTGGAGCCTcatgaaaatgatttaaatattttaggattATAGGCCCACAAGTAAAGAATCAGAAATGTGCCTACAGTAGATGAGAGATTTTGGTAAAACTTTTGCCCATGTAAAGTGAATGAAGAGATAAATAACAAGCTTAGAAAAAAAGCAAGTCGATCTCTCGAACCACCTGCAAAGGATATGCCTACAGGAAGTTGGCTTGCTTCTTTGGTAAAATAAGGAAAGACTCAGAATCTGGAGGATCAGGCATCCCAAGAGGTAGGGATGAAGCCCAGGCTCAAAACATCAGAAGCCAGGATGGATTCCTGACCTGACAAGAAATGAATTAGAACGATagatcttttctcttcttctcagtGGTTGACGGGAGAATTATTTGCTGAACATTTGAACTGAAAAGATTCCGGATTCAGGCACAAGTGATTTTCAACTTACAACAGTTTAACCTAacaatgttttgttgtttctggtgGTGGAGAGGCAACAGGAATCTGGCAGAAACTGTATTTTGCTCTTTTCCTGGGCTAGCAATATGTGGTACTGTTGTGTTTCTTGGCGGACAGCAACAAAAAGCCACATCTTCCAGTCAGCCACACTCCCATGAGGCTACAGGAGAATCCTGTGTTACTAAGCTATCACAGTAGATGTAGCAAACGTATTG
This window of the Mus pahari chromosome X, PAHARI_EIJ_v1.1, whole genome shotgun sequence genome carries:
- the Awat2 gene encoding acyl-CoA wax alcohol acyltransferase 2 isoform X2 gives rise to the protein MLTWLAFDWKTPERGGRRFTCVRKWRLWKHYSDYFPLKMVKTKDISPDHNYILVCHPHGLMAHSCFGHFATDTTGFSKTFPGITPYMLTLGAFFWVPFLREYVMSTGSCSVSRSSMDFLLTQKGTGNMLVVVVGGLAECRYSTPGSTTLFLKKRQGFVRTALRHGVSLIPAYAFGEADLYDQHIFTPGGFINRFQKWFQKMVHIYPCAFYGRGLTKNSWGLLPYSQPVTTVVGEPLPLPKIENPSQEIVAKYHTLYIDALRKLFDQHKTKFGISETQELVIV
- the Awat2 gene encoding acyl-CoA wax alcohol acyltransferase 2 isoform X1 translates to MFWPTKKDLKTAMEVFALFQWALSALVIVTTVILVNLYLVVFTSYWPVTVLMLTWLAFDWKTPERGGRRFTCVRKWRLWKHYSDYFPLKMVKTKDISPDHNYILVCHPHGLMAHSCFGHFATDTTGFSKTFPGITPYMLTLGAFFWVPFLREYVMSTGSCSVSRSSMDFLLTQKGTGNMLVVVVGGLAECRYSTPGSTTLFLKKRQGFVRTALRHGVSLIPAYAFGEADLYDQHIFTPGGFINRFQKWFQKMVHIYPCAFYGRGLTKNSWGLLPYSQPVTTVVGEPLPLPKIENPSQEIVAKYHTLYIDALRKLFDQHKTKFGISETQELVIV